From the Nocardiopsis changdeensis genome, one window contains:
- a CDS encoding RrF2 family transcriptional regulator, whose product MKMSEGVEWALHTCVNLSWTDPGEAVPAARLAEVFALPTAYLAKHLQALARAGVLISTTGPRGGFRLARDPGDITLLDVVTAIEGPEDAFRCRQILKDGPGGRPDVDYRRTCTVSQAMRRAELAWRAELAGQTIADIRRTVEQRDPAAAPATREALR is encoded by the coding sequence ATGAAGATGAGTGAGGGAGTCGAGTGGGCGCTGCACACCTGCGTCAACCTCTCCTGGACCGACCCGGGTGAGGCGGTCCCCGCCGCACGGCTGGCGGAGGTCTTCGCCCTGCCCACGGCCTACCTGGCCAAGCACCTCCAGGCGCTGGCCCGGGCGGGCGTCCTCATCTCCACGACGGGGCCGCGCGGCGGCTTCCGGCTCGCCCGCGATCCGGGCGACATCACGCTGCTGGACGTCGTCACCGCGATCGAGGGCCCCGAGGACGCGTTCCGCTGCCGCCAGATCCTCAAGGACGGGCCGGGCGGCCGACCGGACGTCGACTACCGGCGGACCTGCACGGTCTCCCAGGCCATGCGCAGGGCGGAGCTCGCCTGGCGCGCGGAACTGGCCGGGCAGACCATCGCCGACATCCGCCGCACCGTCGAACAGCGGGACCCGGCGGCGGCTCCGGCCACCCGCGAGGCGCTCCGCTAG
- the paaK gene encoding phenylacetate--CoA ligase PaaK, with translation MASHDTIRRSTGVTGTTPRLGEAPSPEILDPAERMSVDELRALQLERLKWTLEHAYTNVPLYRKKFDEAGVTPADLRELSDLRHFPHTTKADLRDNYPFGMFAVPQEKVARVHASSGTTGKPTVVGYTREDIDTWATVVARSIRAAGGRPGHKVHVSYGYGLFTGGLGAHYGAEKLGCTVIPASGGQTAKQVQLIQDFRPEIIMVTPSYMLTLMDEFERQGIDPRSTSLRIGIFGAEPWTEKMRSEIEERFDIHAVDIYGLSEVMGPGVANECVETKDGLHIWEDHFYPEVLDPVTQDVLPDGENGELVFTSLTKQAMPVIRYRTRDLTTLRPGTARPMRRMDKVTGRSDDMIILRGVNVFPTQIEEIVLGLDGLAPHFQLVLTKEGRLDRMAVRIEAAPDCAADRRAALAREITATVKDRVGVSVTVDVVDPEQIERSVGKFRRIIDNRPKE, from the coding sequence ATGGCGAGCCACGACACCATCCGGCGGTCGACCGGTGTCACCGGTACCACCCCGCGTCTCGGAGAAGCCCCCTCCCCCGAGATCCTGGACCCGGCCGAGCGCATGAGTGTCGACGAGCTGCGGGCGCTCCAGCTCGAACGGCTCAAGTGGACCCTGGAGCACGCCTACACCAACGTGCCGCTGTACCGGAAGAAGTTCGACGAGGCGGGCGTGACCCCCGCGGACCTGCGGGAGCTGTCCGACCTACGGCACTTCCCGCACACCACCAAGGCCGACCTGCGGGACAACTACCCGTTCGGCATGTTCGCCGTCCCGCAGGAGAAGGTGGCCCGCGTCCACGCCTCCAGCGGCACCACCGGCAAGCCGACCGTGGTGGGCTACACCCGCGAGGACATCGACACCTGGGCGACCGTGGTGGCCCGCTCCATCCGCGCCGCGGGCGGGCGCCCGGGGCACAAGGTGCACGTCTCGTACGGGTACGGGCTGTTCACGGGCGGCCTGGGCGCGCACTACGGCGCCGAGAAGCTCGGCTGCACGGTGATCCCGGCCTCGGGCGGGCAGACCGCCAAGCAGGTGCAGCTGATCCAGGACTTCCGGCCCGAGATCATCATGGTCACCCCGAGCTACATGCTGACGCTCATGGACGAGTTCGAGCGCCAGGGCATCGACCCGCGCAGCACGTCCCTGAGGATCGGCATCTTCGGCGCCGAGCCGTGGACCGAGAAGATGCGCTCGGAGATCGAGGAGCGGTTCGACATCCACGCCGTGGACATCTACGGGCTGTCGGAGGTCATGGGGCCGGGCGTGGCCAACGAGTGCGTGGAAACCAAGGACGGGCTGCACATCTGGGAGGACCACTTCTACCCGGAGGTGCTCGACCCCGTCACGCAGGACGTGCTGCCCGACGGCGAGAACGGCGAGCTGGTGTTCACCTCGCTCACCAAGCAGGCCATGCCGGTCATCCGGTACCGCACCCGCGACCTGACCACGCTGCGCCCGGGCACCGCCCGGCCGATGCGGCGGATGGACAAGGTGACGGGGCGCAGCGACGACATGATCATCCTGCGCGGGGTGAACGTGTTCCCGACCCAGATCGAGGAGATCGTGCTGGGCCTGGACGGGCTGGCGCCGCACTTCCAGCTGGTGCTCACCAAGGAGGGCCGCCTGGACCGCATGGCGGTGCGGATCGAGGCGGCGCCGGACTGCGCGGCCGACCGGCGCGCGGCGCTGGCCCGGGAGATCACCGCGACCGTGAAGGACCGGGTCGGGGTGAGCGTGACGGTGGACGTGGTGGACCCGGAGCAGATCGAGCGGTCGGTGGGCAAGTTCCGCCGGATCATCGACAACCGGCCCAAGGAGTAG
- a CDS encoding thiolase family protein — translation MSDVYVVDGVRTPQGRYGGALAAVRPDDLAATAIAEAVRRAGVPGDAIDEVILGAANQAGEDNRNVARMAALLAGLDPSVPGYTVNRLCASGLTAVSSAAQAIRAGEADVVVAGGVESMTRAPWVMAKPGTPWAKPGEVADTSLGWRFTNPRFAAHDADAPADAAPGDLRYTLSMGETAEEVAVLEGITREESDAFALGSHRKAVAAAAAGRFDREIVPVTVTGRKGATHEVTADEGPRPDTDEATLAKLRPVFRKGGIVTAGNSSSLSDGASALVLASAAAVERHGLTPRARVVASASAGVPPQIMGLGPVPATQKALARAGWTLDQVGSVELNEAFAAQSLGVIRQLKLDAERVNADGGAIALGHPLGSSGARILVTLLNRMEREGTDRGLATLCVGVGQGAALLVERV, via the coding sequence GTGAGCGACGTCTATGTGGTCGACGGGGTCCGCACCCCGCAGGGTCGGTACGGCGGCGCCCTCGCCGCGGTCCGCCCCGACGATCTGGCCGCCACGGCCATCGCCGAGGCGGTCCGCCGCGCCGGCGTCCCCGGGGACGCGATCGACGAGGTGATCCTGGGCGCCGCCAACCAGGCCGGCGAGGACAACCGCAACGTCGCCCGCATGGCCGCCCTGCTGGCCGGGCTGGACCCGAGCGTCCCCGGCTACACCGTCAACCGCCTGTGCGCCAGCGGCCTGACCGCCGTCTCCTCCGCCGCCCAGGCCATCCGCGCGGGCGAGGCCGACGTGGTCGTCGCCGGAGGCGTGGAGTCCATGACCCGCGCCCCCTGGGTGATGGCCAAGCCCGGCACCCCCTGGGCCAAGCCCGGCGAGGTCGCCGACACCTCCCTGGGGTGGCGCTTCACCAACCCGCGCTTCGCCGCCCACGACGCCGACGCCCCCGCCGACGCGGCCCCCGGCGACCTGCGCTACACCCTGTCCATGGGCGAGACCGCCGAGGAGGTCGCCGTCCTGGAGGGCATCACCCGCGAGGAGTCCGACGCCTTCGCCCTGGGCAGCCACCGCAAGGCGGTCGCCGCCGCCGCGGCGGGCCGGTTCGACCGGGAGATCGTCCCCGTCACGGTCACCGGCCGCAAGGGCGCCACCCACGAGGTCACCGCCGACGAGGGCCCCCGCCCCGACACCGACGAGGCCACCCTCGCCAAGCTGCGCCCGGTGTTCCGCAAGGGCGGCATCGTCACCGCGGGCAACTCCTCCTCCCTGTCCGACGGCGCCTCCGCCCTCGTGCTGGCCTCCGCCGCCGCCGTCGAGCGCCACGGCCTCACCCCGCGCGCCCGCGTGGTGGCCTCCGCCTCGGCCGGGGTCCCCCCGCAGATCATGGGCCTGGGCCCGGTGCCCGCCACACAGAAGGCGCTGGCCCGCGCGGGCTGGACCCTGGACCAGGTCGGCTCGGTCGAGCTCAACGAGGCCTTCGCCGCCCAGTCCCTCGGTGTCATCCGGCAGCTCAAGCTGGACGCCGAACGCGTCAACGCCGACGGCGGCGCCATCGCCCTGGGCCACCCGCTGGGCAGCTCCGGCGCCCGCATCCTGGTCACCCTCCTCAACCGCATGGAGCGCGAGGGCACCGACCGGGGCCTGGCCACCCTGTGCGTGGGCGTGGGCCAGGGCGCCGCGCTCCTGGTCGAGCGGGTCTGA
- a CDS encoding enoyl-CoA hydratase/isomerase family protein, translated as MTEADKTDFETLRVEWREDRAVVELHRPQARNAINAAMIAELHEVCARVEADPRPLLLTGHGTVFAGGADISELRERGREQALAGINSRLFERLHRLPAPTVAAVDGWALGGGAELSYACDIRIATPTAVFAQPEPGLGIIAGAGACWRLRELVGASVAKQVLLGGFRLDAEAALRHGLVAEIVPAEELRERAHALIDRMAASSALALRMTKMVLDADGPHPLADDLTQAVLFETADKHDRMTRFLERKKR; from the coding sequence ATGACCGAAGCGGACAAGACCGACTTCGAGACCCTGCGGGTGGAGTGGCGCGAGGACCGGGCCGTGGTGGAGCTGCACCGGCCCCAGGCGCGCAACGCCATCAACGCGGCGATGATCGCCGAGCTGCACGAGGTGTGCGCCCGCGTCGAGGCCGACCCGCGCCCGCTGCTGCTCACCGGGCACGGCACCGTGTTCGCGGGCGGCGCCGACATCTCCGAGCTGCGCGAACGCGGCCGCGAGCAGGCACTGGCCGGGATCAACAGCCGCCTGTTCGAGCGCCTGCACCGCCTGCCGGCCCCCACCGTGGCGGCCGTGGACGGCTGGGCGCTGGGCGGCGGCGCGGAGCTGTCCTACGCCTGCGACATCCGCATCGCCACCCCCACCGCCGTGTTCGCCCAGCCCGAGCCGGGCCTGGGCATCATCGCCGGGGCGGGCGCCTGCTGGCGGCTCAGGGAGCTGGTGGGCGCGTCGGTGGCCAAGCAGGTGCTGCTGGGCGGGTTCCGCCTGGACGCCGAGGCGGCGCTGCGGCACGGCCTGGTCGCCGAGATCGTGCCCGCCGAGGAGCTGCGCGAGCGCGCCCACGCCCTCATCGACCGCATGGCCGCCTCCTCGGCCCTGGCACTGCGCATGACCAAGATGGTGCTGGACGCCGACGGGCCCCACCCGCTGGCCGACGACCTGACCCAGGCGGTGCTGTTCGAGACCGCCGACAAGCACGACCGGATGACCCGGTTCCTGGAGAGGAAGAAGCGTTGA
- a CDS encoding 3-hydroxyacyl-CoA dehydrogenase family protein, whose product MTSGSTATPDTAVPALVAVIGGGTMGAGIVQQFLTAGASVTLVEATAEAAGAGRDRVASGLAASAARGKLDGEPDAYLARLSTATDAADIPAGTGLVVEAVPERPELKIAVLTAAEAAVGEEAVLASNTSSLSVTELAAALKHPRRFLGTHFFNPVPASKLVEIVTAPDTDPAVTAAVRGWVAALGKTEIVVRDAPGFATSRLGVMLGLEAIRMVEEEVASPADIDTAMELGYRHPMGPLRLTDLVGLDVRLAIAEYLAAELGDRFSPPELLRRMVAEGKLGKKTGQGFHTWNKGE is encoded by the coding sequence TTGACCTCCGGCAGCACCGCAACCCCGGACACCGCCGTCCCCGCCCTGGTCGCCGTCATCGGCGGCGGCACCATGGGAGCCGGGATCGTCCAGCAGTTCCTCACCGCGGGCGCCTCGGTGACCCTGGTCGAGGCCACCGCCGAGGCCGCCGGGGCGGGCCGCGACCGGGTCGCCTCCGGCCTGGCCGCCTCCGCCGCGCGCGGCAAGCTGGACGGGGAGCCCGACGCGTACCTGGCCCGGCTGTCCACCGCCACCGACGCCGCCGACATCCCCGCAGGGACCGGCCTGGTGGTCGAGGCCGTGCCCGAGAGGCCCGAGCTGAAGATCGCCGTCCTCACCGCCGCCGAGGCCGCCGTGGGGGAGGAGGCCGTGCTGGCCTCCAACACCAGCTCCCTGTCGGTCACCGAGCTGGCCGCCGCCCTGAAGCACCCGCGCCGGTTCCTGGGCACCCACTTCTTCAACCCGGTGCCCGCCTCCAAGCTGGTGGAGATCGTCACCGCCCCCGACACCGACCCGGCGGTCACCGCCGCGGTGCGCGGCTGGGTGGCCGCCCTGGGCAAGACCGAGATCGTCGTCCGCGACGCCCCCGGGTTCGCCACCAGCCGCCTGGGCGTCATGCTCGGCCTGGAGGCCATCCGCATGGTCGAGGAGGAGGTCGCCTCCCCGGCCGACATCGACACCGCCATGGAGCTGGGCTACCGCCACCCGATGGGCCCGCTCAGGCTCACCGACCTGGTCGGCCTGGACGTGCGCCTGGCCATCGCCGAGTACCTCGCCGCCGAGTTGGGCGACCGCTTCTCCCCGCCGGAGCTGCTGCGGCGTATGGTCGCGGAGGGGAAGCTCGGCAAGAAGACCGGACAGGGCTTCCACACCTGGAACAAGGGAGAGTAG
- a CDS encoding enoyl-CoA hydratase/isomerase family protein, with the protein MSEQRAAEFSESDGLAVVRLNRPALTREVKEELLAALSGAAASTTARAVLLLGSDKAFCVGQDLAEHARTLQEGAGGALNTVREHYNPIVLALESIQVPVVVGIGGACVGAGMGFALAGDVRVAARRAKFGTAFTGIGLASDSGLASRLVASLGQARAMELMLLGTLFGADRALELGLVTEVVDDDAWEKRARELAATLAAGPTAAFVAAKREVRSAAEGGRPLAELLEEEADLQQQLGETADHAGAVDAFVNKRTPTFTGR; encoded by the coding sequence TTGAGCGAACAGAGGGCGGCGGAGTTCTCCGAATCCGACGGGCTGGCCGTGGTGCGGCTGAACCGGCCCGCGCTGACCCGGGAGGTGAAGGAGGAGCTGCTGGCCGCGCTGAGCGGGGCCGCCGCCTCCACCACCGCCCGCGCGGTGCTGCTGCTGGGGTCGGACAAGGCGTTCTGCGTGGGCCAGGACCTGGCCGAGCACGCGCGCACCCTCCAGGAGGGTGCCGGCGGGGCCCTGAACACCGTCCGCGAGCACTACAACCCGATCGTGCTGGCCCTGGAGTCGATCCAGGTGCCGGTGGTGGTGGGCATCGGCGGCGCCTGCGTGGGCGCCGGGATGGGCTTCGCCCTGGCCGGGGACGTGCGGGTGGCGGCCCGCCGGGCCAAGTTCGGCACCGCGTTCACCGGCATCGGCCTGGCCTCCGACTCGGGCCTCGCCTCCCGGCTGGTGGCCTCGCTGGGGCAGGCGCGGGCCATGGAGCTCATGCTGCTGGGCACCCTGTTCGGCGCGGACCGGGCGCTGGAGCTGGGCCTGGTCACCGAGGTCGTCGACGACGACGCCTGGGAGAAGCGCGCCCGCGAGCTGGCCGCGACCCTGGCGGCCGGCCCGACCGCGGCGTTCGTCGCCGCCAAGCGCGAGGTGCGCTCCGCGGCCGAGGGCGGGCGCCCGCTGGCCGAGCTGCTGGAGGAGGAGGCCGACCTCCAGCAGCAGCTCGGGGAGACCGCCGACCACGCCGGGGCCGTCGACGCCTTCGTGAACAAGCGCACGCCGACCTTCACCGGCCGCTGA